TGTTCTCATCTCATGATTTGCAGTTAGACCAATAATATGAACTCCTCCATATACCAAAATTCCTGCCAAAACAGCTATAATACCATTTATTTCTGCTCGAGATTTCAACCAAGCCCAACGACTCTCTGGATGACGTCCTGAAGGCAACTTCGCAAATATCATATTCGTTGATATTGCTGCAACAAAGAGAGCAACTGATATCATATAAGGAGCCATTGCAATTCCATTTACAGGAACTTGGTCATTGTCAGTTTTGGAGAGACTGAGAGGATTTGACAAAATCTCTGCATTTTGAGATTCCGTAGATGCTGATTTGAGTTGATCACTAGCATTACTTAGTCCTTGTCCTAAAGAAGCAACTCCTGTCTGTAAACCTTCCAATCCAGAAGTTAACTTTGTTCCACCTTCTGCAAGTTTCCCAGATCCATCTGCCAATTTATTAGCTCCACTTTCTAATTGAGAAGCACCTGAAATTAACTGACTGGATTTGTCAGATAGTTGGCTAGATCCTGACTGCAATTTATCAACTCCTGCTATCAATTCTTGACTCTTTTGATTCAATTGGTTGGAGCCAGTTGATAATTTTTCAATACCAGACACTAATTCTGGAGTTTTTTCAACTAATTGACCAACTCCTGCTGTCAAGTTAGAAGATTTTTGTGTCAAGGTAGTTGAGCCTGAAACTAATTGGTTCAAACTACCTGTCAAGGTGGAATTCTTTTCACTTAGTTGACTTGCACCTTGAGAAACTTTATCAACACCCGCAGTATATGCATTTACCCCCGATGTAATCGACTGACTAGCAGGAACTAATTTACTAGTCACTGCTCCCTGTATTTCTGTTAATCCACTTGACAATCCTGTCAAAGAAGTAGAAGCAATAGGTAATACTTGATTAGCTTGATTTTTTAATGTCGAAAGATTAGAAGACTGATTTTGTAAGTTTTCCAAACTTCCCTGTAAACCTTGAGCTAAAGCTACAATTGACTGTGCTGATTGAATACTATCAGTCGAATTTTGAGATACAGAAGCACTTATTTCAGCTTGTTGCTCACTTGTCAAAGATTGATAAGCTGCTGTCGATTGAATATTGGCTAATGTAGTCGCTTTATCAGACTGAGCACTTGCTAACATTTGATTAGAAAGAGATACTATACTTGATAAAATAGAATCTAATTGTTTTGTATCTCCAACATCAATATTTTGAATAGCTTGATTTAACTGATTTAGACCAGAAGATAATTGATTAATTTGATCTTTTTGCTCAGACGAAGCATCTAACTTGCTAGAAAGTTGTTGAATTCCTTCACTTAATTGCTCCACCCCCATTCGAAGTGTAGCTGATTGATTAGATAACTGATTAGCACCTGTTGCAAGACTTCCCACTCCATTGGTGTAGGCACTAACACCAGATGAAAATTGATTAAGACCAGCATTGAGCCGAGAAACACCGCCAGTATAGGACTCTACACCAGTATATAGTTGATTGATTCCTCCTACTAATTCAGGACTTTTAGAAGATAATTGACCTAATCCGCTATCTAATTGACTCACTGCACCAGTATATGTAACTAAACCACTATTAAAATTTCCTAATCCAAGATGAAGTTGTTCAACACCAGAGACATAAGAGGATAATCCTTTAGTAAACTGCTCCGTTCCATTTGAAAATGTTAAACTTGAATCTGCTAAAGAGTGTAGGTTAGTAGTTAATGTTTGACTTCCTGCCACTAACTGATTCGCTCCATCAGTTAGTTTTTCACTACCAGACGCTGCTTGACTCATACCATCCTTTAAATCGACCATCTTGTTAAAGAAAGCTTTAGTATAAGTCTCGGTTACATTGGTAGAAACACTCTGCTTTAATTGTGTCATAGCAGAATCGCTCATCTTGCTGGCAATAAAACTATGGCCACTTGAAGTCTGATAATCGATTTGCATTTGCTCAGGGTGATCCGTTAAAATAGAAGCTGCTTTTTCAGACAAGTCACTTGGCAAAGTGACTACCATATAATAATCACCGTTTTCTAGACCCTTCTTACCTTCTTCTTCATCTACAAAATGAAAATCCAATGATTTATTTTGCTCTAAATTAGACACCATGTCTTTTCCTATAGACATGCTATTACCATTATAAGAGGCCTCTTTATCATTATTGACAACTGCCACAGGTAAGTCAGACACTTGACCATATGGATCCCACATTGAGGATAGAAATATGATATTGTACAGAGCGGGAATAAGAGAAATCCCTATCATGACAATAATAAAAGTTGGTTTTTTAAAAATTGCTTTCCATTCTTTAAACATAGTTTCTCCTTTTTTAAACATATTGTCTAAAATTTTGATATAATAGATTATACAATAAAAAATCTAAATTACAAGATAAAAAATCCATTTTTAGACATATAGTCTAATTTGTTTATAAGGAGAAAATATGCAAGAAAGTAACAAACGCTTAAAAACAAAGCGAACTATTGAAAATGCTATGGTACAATTACTGATGGAACAACCATTTGATCAAATTTCTACTGTCAAGTTAGCAGAAAAAGCCGGAATTAGTCGTTCCAGCTTCTATACGCACTATAAGGATAAGTATGATATGATTGAGCACTATCAAAGCAAGCTATTCCATACATTTGAATATATTTTTCAAAAACATGCTCATCACAAAAAAGATGCTATTTTAGAAGTATTTGAATATCTAGAGTCAGAACCACTTCTGGCTGCCCTTCTTTCTGAAAATGGGACTAAAGAAATCCAAAATTTCTTAAGAAATAAACTTCATATCATGCTCAGCACAGATTTACAAAAACGCTTTATGCAACTGAATCTCAATACCACTGAATTAGAATATAGTAGCATCTATCTAACTCACGCACTTTTTGGTGTCTGCCAAACTTGGATTGCACATGGAAAAAAAGAAAGTCCTCAAGAAATAACAGACTTCCTTATGAAAATGCTTGGTGATACAAATTGATACAAAAAGAGGAACACAGTTGTGTTCCCTTTTACCTATACTCCGCCAGTAGGACTCGAACCTACGACATCATGATTAACAGTCATGCGCTACTACCAACTGAGCTATGGCGGATAAAATAGTCCGTACGGGATTCGAACCCGTGTTACCGCCGTGAAAAGGCGGTGTCTTAACCCCTTGACCAACGGACCTTCTATCTGTAGCAGATATAACCATTATATCAATTTCTTGCTAATTGTCAATTACTTTTGAGATTTTTTCTCTAGAATATCTTTCAATTTTCTAATTTTTAATCTTGAAATAGGACAACGATGATCTTCATAGAAAACAATTTCTAGGTTTTTTCGATCAATTTCTCTAATATTGCCTATATTTACCAAAAAATGACTTATGAGGAGAATAAAATCGTTGGGTATGTTTGTCCTTTTCCTGAATATCTGTCATTGTTCCATAGAACTCTTTGGCAAAATTCTTACCAATAATGCGCAATTTATGAGAAACTCCTGTCGTTTCAATATACAGAATGTCATGGTAAGGAATTTTTAAATCATTTCCCTTGTAATTGTAGTCAAAATAATCTACCACATCTTCATTTTCAAGTAACATACTCTTCGTGTAGAAGATATTTTGCTCAATTCTCTTCTTAAACAACTCATCATTGATATCCTTATCAACAAAATCTAAGGCTGATACCTGGTATTTATAAGTTAGAGTCGCAAACTCTGATCGACTGGTGATAAAGACGATAATAGCATAAGGATTGTGGTGACGAATAAACTGGGCAACTTCAAACCCTTTTTTCTCAACTCCATGAATATCAATATCTAGAAAATAAAGCTGGTTTACTTCGTCGTTTTCAATATATTCCTTGAACTCACGAACTTTTCCTGTTGTCTTGTATGATATTGGAATATTCGATTCTTTCGAAATTTCATCCAATATTCTTTCTAGTCTCACTTGATGTTCAATAACATCTTCTAAAATTAAAACTTTCATTCAAATTCCCTCTTAAATCTAATAATTTGTCTAAATGTACTGCCTTCCATCTCTGTTTCTAAAATAATATTGTTGTACTTATCTAGTAGTTCTTTCACATTATTTAATCCTACCCCGCGATTTCTTCCTTTAGTGGAGAATCCTAATGCAAATAGATCTCCTGAAGGAATCATCGTCATTTTACATGAATTCTGAATCACAATCACTGTTTCAGTTTCCATCTTAATAACTGCTACTTCCATCTGCTTTTTATAACTATCAGCCGATCCTTCGACAGCATTGTTCAATAAAACGCTCATGATACGAACCAAATCCAATAATTCAATTGGGAGCTTGGTAATCGTATCTTTTACTTCCAGTGTAAACTCTACACCATTATTTCGAGCATAGACAATGGACTGAGCAACCAAACTTCGTAAAGCTGAATCTTCTATATTGTTTAAATCAAAGTAAGTGTACTTATCTGAACGCAATTTGTGATTTGCTTTGACCAAAACTTCATTGTAAACTCTGTCAATTTCCTGTAAATCACCACTGTCAATTGCCATTTGCATACTGACAAGCATCCCAGCATAATCATGTCGAAAACCACGGATTTCATTATACAGACCGACAATTTCATCTGTATAATTCTGTAAATGTTTCTGTTCAAATTTCTTCTGCTTCAAAGCAATCTCTTTCTCCATTTGAACTTTATGAGAATTCATTGCAAAGAAGGTCAAAAGTAAAGAGATAAAGACAATAGATGATAAAATACTTCCAAAGCTATTCAAATGTTTAATCGTACTTACCATATTTGAAACGAAAGATACAATATGGAGCAGTAGTAAAGCAAAAAATACTTTTTTCAAGAAAGGATAAAGGTAGTCCTTGTCAAAATAGGCTAGTTCCAAATGGAAATAATGAATGATTGTTACGATAACGACATAAGTCAATACCGTTACAACGAAAAAGAATAGGCCATAATATTGTAAAACAAAATTGTCTCCTGTTATAGAGGAGAACGTTACGGACAGAAAGTTATGAGTGCTCTCATATAAAAGAGATAGTAGTAAACTTAGGAATAGTCCTCTATCCCTCTCATACTGTTTAATCCATCGAAAATAGGAATATAAGCCCAAAGGAAATAAAAATCTTGCAATCCCTAACCCATCTAAATTTAGAAGATAGAAGGGAAGGCCAAGTACTACTTCTACTAGTAATGTATAAGCACCAAAAAAGAATAATTCTTTTCTATTTATTTGACCTTTACAAATTAAATGGTAACTGTGACTAATAATAAAAAAATATAATATAAAATCTACTACTAAGAAAAAATTCATTCTGCTACTCCTTTATATTCTTCTTAAGAAATTAAAGAAATTATTATTTGATTTCCTCATCTCCCCACCTTGAATCTTTTGCAAGTCTTTTTCCTTCAAGGCTACAAACTGTTCCAATTTAACTGTGTTTTTCATAATAAAATCTCCTCAATGTTTTTTTCTTGTAAGCTAACTTACAAAAACTATTATACAAAATGGAATTTCGTTTTAGATAAAATTCTCTCAACTGTCATTTTTTTCTCCCAAAGTGTACTTTTTTAAGAAAAAAGCCGGGAAAATTCCCAGCTTTGCTATTATATTGATCCCAGCAGGATTCGAACCTGCGACCGTTCGCTTAGAAGGCGAATGCTCTATCCAGCTGAGCTATGAGACCTAATACAATTATTCTACCAAAAATTCAATTGAAAGTCAATTTTCTATTTATGATAGGGCGAGCCCTGCTGTATTGTAAAAGCCCGATAGATTTGTTCAACAAGGACTAGTCTCATTAACTGATGGGGCAAGGTTAAACGGCCAAAACTAACAGAGAGATTGGCTCTCTTTTTTACATCCTGTGCTAATCCCAGACTCCCCCCAATAATAAATGTAAGAGTAGAAAATCCTTTTATAGAAGCTTCTTCTAGCTGCTTACTAAATTCTTCTGAGGAGAAAGTTCTCCCTTCGATAGCCAACACAATCACGAAATCACGGTCACCAACTTTTGATAAAATTCTCTGACCTTCTATTTCTAAAATCTTTTGATTTTCTGATTCACTGGCCTTATCTGGTGTTTTTTCATCTGCTAGCTCTATCATTTCAAGCTTAGCAAATCGAGAAATTCGTTTTGAATACTCTGCAATACCATCTTTTAAATACTTTTCTTTCAGTTTCCCAACTGTTACAACTTTAATTTTCATGACTCTATTCTAACATATTCTCTATTTTTTCACATCTTATTCACAAAATAAAAGGTTAATTTTAGCCGAGAAAACCACAGATTTTTGAAAGTTATCCACAATCTGTGAAAAACTTTTTGTGTTTAAGTTATAATTAAGTTAGTCAGTTTATACTTTCAGTAATTCAAAAATATGGAGGCAAATATGAAACATTTAAAAACATTTTACAAAAAAGGGTTTCAATTATTAGTCGTTATCGTCATTAGCTTTATTAGTGGAGCCTTGGGTAGCTTTTCAATAAACCAACTAACTCAAAAAAGTACTGTAAGTACCTCTAACAACAATAGTACTATTACACAGACTGCCTATAAGAATGAAAATTCAACAACACAGGCTGTTAACAAAGTAAAAGATGCTGTTGTTTCAGTTATTACTTATTCAGCAAACAGACAAAATAGCGTATTTGGTAATGATGATACTGACACAGATTCTCAGCAGATCTCTAGTGAAGGATCTGGGGTTATTTATAAAAAGAATGATAAAGAAGCTTATATTGTCACCAATAATCACGTTATAAATGGCGCCAGCAAAGTAGATATTCGTTTGTCAGATGGAACTAAAGTACCTGGAGAAATCGTCGGAGCTGATACTTTCTCTGATATTGCTGTCGTCAAAATCTCTTCAGAAAAAGTGACAACAGTAGCTGAATTTGGTGATTCTAGTAAGCTAACCGTAGGAGAAACTGCTATTGCCATTGGTAGCCCGTTAGGTTCTGAATATGCTAATACTGTCACTCAAGGTATCGTATCTAGTCTTAATCGAAATGTGTCCTTAAAATCTGAAGATGGACAAGCCATTTCTACAAAAGCCATCCAAACTGATACTGCTATTAACCCAGGTAACTCTGGTGGTCCACTAATCAATATTCAAGGACAGGTTATCGGAATTACCTCAA
The Streptococcus toyakuensis genome window above contains:
- the comD gene encoding competence system sensor histidine kinase ComD, which gives rise to MNFFLVVDFILYFFIISHSYHLICKGQINRKELFFFGAYTLLVEVVLGLPFYLLNLDGLGIARFLFPLGLYSYFRWIKQYERDRGLFLSLLLSLLYESTHNFLSVTFSSITGDNFVLQYYGLFFFVVTVLTYVVIVTIIHYFHLELAYFDKDYLYPFLKKVFFALLLLHIVSFVSNMVSTIKHLNSFGSILSSIVFISLLLTFFAMNSHKVQMEKEIALKQKKFEQKHLQNYTDEIVGLYNEIRGFRHDYAGMLVSMQMAIDSGDLQEIDRVYNEVLVKANHKLRSDKYTYFDLNNIEDSALRSLVAQSIVYARNNGVEFTLEVKDTITKLPIELLDLVRIMSVLLNNAVEGSADSYKKQMEVAVIKMETETVIVIQNSCKMTMIPSGDLFALGFSTKGRNRGVGLNNVKELLDKYNNIILETEMEGSTFRQIIRFKREFE
- a CDS encoding TetR/AcrR family transcriptional regulator, with translation MQESNKRLKTKRTIENAMVQLLMEQPFDQISTVKLAEKAGISRSSFYTHYKDKYDMIEHYQSKLFHTFEYIFQKHAHHKKDAILEVFEYLESEPLLAALLSENGTKEIQNFLRNKLHIMLSTDLQKRFMQLNLNTTELEYSSIYLTHALFGVCQTWIAHGKKESPQEITDFLMKMLGDTN
- the comC gene encoding competence-stimulating peptide ComC yields the protein MKNTVKLEQFVALKEKDLQKIQGGEMRKSNNNFFNFLRRI
- the rlmH gene encoding 23S rRNA (pseudouridine(1915)-N(3))-methyltransferase RlmH, with the translated sequence MKIKVVTVGKLKEKYLKDGIAEYSKRISRFAKLEMIELADEKTPDKASESENQKILEIEGQRILSKVGDRDFVIVLAIEGRTFSSEEFSKQLEEASIKGFSTLTFIIGGSLGLAQDVKKRANLSVSFGRLTLPHQLMRLVLVEQIYRAFTIQQGSPYHK
- a CDS encoding YhgE/Pip domain-containing protein encodes the protein MFKEWKAIFKKPTFIIVMIGISLIPALYNIIFLSSMWDPYGQVSDLPVAVVNNDKEASYNGNSMSIGKDMVSNLEQNKSLDFHFVDEEEGKKGLENGDYYMVVTLPSDLSEKAASILTDHPEQMQIDYQTSSGHSFIASKMSDSAMTQLKQSVSTNVTETYTKAFFNKMVDLKDGMSQAASGSEKLTDGANQLVAGSQTLTTNLHSLADSSLTFSNGTEQFTKGLSSYVSGVEQLHLGLGNFNSGLVTYTGAVSQLDSGLGQLSSKSPELVGGINQLYTGVESYTGGVSRLNAGLNQFSSGVSAYTNGVGSLATGANQLSNQSATLRMGVEQLSEGIQQLSSKLDASSEQKDQINQLSSGLNQLNQAIQNIDVGDTKQLDSILSSIVSLSNQMLASAQSDKATTLANIQSTAAYQSLTSEQQAEISASVSQNSTDSIQSAQSIVALAQGLQGSLENLQNQSSNLSTLKNQANQVLPIASTSLTGLSSGLTEIQGAVTSKLVPASQSITSGVNAYTAGVDKVSQGASQLSEKNSTLTGSLNQLVSGSTTLTQKSSNLTAGVGQLVEKTPELVSGIEKLSTGSNQLNQKSQELIAGVDKLQSGSSQLSDKSSQLISGASQLESGANKLADGSGKLAEGGTKLTSGLEGLQTGVASLGQGLSNASDQLKSASTESQNAEILSNPLSLSKTDNDQVPVNGIAMAPYMISVALFVAAISTNMIFAKLPSGRHPESRWAWLKSRAEINGIIAVLAGILVYGGVHIIGLTANHEMRTFILIILTSLVFMSMVTALTTWNSRIGAFFSLILLLLQLASSAGTYPLALTNDFFRAINPWLPMSYSVSGLRQTISMTGNIHHQVIFLAVILALFIGLGMLAYQPKKMEED
- a CDS encoding S1C family serine protease, which encodes MKHLKTFYKKGFQLLVVIVISFISGALGSFSINQLTQKSTVSTSNNNSTITQTAYKNENSTTQAVNKVKDAVVSVITYSANRQNSVFGNDDTDTDSQQISSEGSGVIYKKNDKEAYIVTNNHVINGASKVDIRLSDGTKVPGEIVGADTFSDIAVVKISSEKVTTVAEFGDSSKLTVGETAIAIGSPLGSEYANTVTQGIVSSLNRNVSLKSEDGQAISTKAIQTDTAINPGNSGGPLINIQGQVIGITSSKIATNGGTSVEGLGFAIPANDAINIIEQLEKNGKVTRPALGIQMVNLSNINTSDIRRLNIPSNVTSGVVVRSVQSNMPANGHLEKYDVITKIDDKEIASSTDLQSALYNHSIGDTIKITYYRNGKEETTSIKLDKSSGDLES